The Setaria viridis chromosome 6, Setaria_viridis_v4.0, whole genome shotgun sequence genome contains a region encoding:
- the LOC117861588 gene encoding protein PHOTOSYSTEM I ASSEMBLY 2, chloroplastic: protein MAGTGCHSLLSPASRLSPEFFSRRRASAVGRGACRPSKVRPQIRCCAKDDDSKGCADMPKGKDEETRPSRRKCLVCLGAVTLISATGPTISTPNGLAADMMNKPGIQKAVCRNCNGSGAVICDMCGGTGKWKALNRKRAKDVYEFTECPNCYGRGKLVCPVCLGTGLPNNKGLLRRPEAKQLLDKMYNGKILPRS from the exons ATGGCGGGCACCGGCTGCCACTCGCTCCTCTCGCCGGCCTCGCGGCTCTCCCCTGAGTTCTTCTCGCGCCGTCGAGCCTCCGCCGTCGGTAGGGGAGCCTGCCGGCCGAGTAAAG TGCGACCTCAGATCCGATGCTGCGCGAAAGATGACGATTCGAAGGGATGTGCAGACATGCCCAAGGGCAAG GATGAAGAAACTAGGCCTTCAAGACGAAAATGTCTTGTCTGTCTAGGTGCTGTAACATTGATCAGTGCAACAGGACCAACAATTAGTACACCAAACGGACTTGCTGCAGATATGATGAACAAGCCTGGGATACAGAAAGCTGTTTGCAGAAATTGTAATGGTAGCGGTGCTGTGATAT GTGATATGTGTGGTGGCACAGGAAAATGGAAAGCCCTCAACCGAAAGAGGGCAAAAGATGTTTACGAATTCACAGAGTGCCCGAATTGCTACG GTCGAGGGAAGCTGGTATGCCCAGTCTGTCTTGGAACTGGCCTGCCGAACAACAAAGGCCTACTCCGGCGACCAGAAGCAAAGCAACTGCTTGATAAGATGTACAACGGCAAGATATTGCCAAGGTCATAG